One segment of Terriglobia bacterium DNA contains the following:
- a CDS encoding capsule assembly Wzi family protein, translating to MQPQDANWLVPLGIAVGGSIASDRWVPRTLNLSPKTTSRFDTLSTLGVGGMVAAGGGMYILGHIRHDDYQSRAGFLAGEAMVDSLAVGETLKFAFGRERPGTGSGRNKFFQGGNSFPSGHSILAWSAAGALTEAYPGWGSKMLFFGGATAISLSRILANKHAPSDVIVGSTLGYLIGRHVYRSHTVDQEIARQFGTFKKAPHDHYDEVGTPNRGSVYVPIDSWVYPVFDRLVAMGYVKSAFLGLRPWTRDECERLVDEIPPTDDINNPVAQSLVSELRAEFSERESPDFQGLDAGVDSLYVRTTGISGKPLTNDLDFGSTMVNDYGRPFQEGFNAISGGSAHAVIGPLAFYIRAEYQHAPEAPPLPLAARLAIQEATQNGIASLNPIPVPPDIPTAQLDRVHLLDAYVGWNFANWELSFGKQTLWWGPGAMGPMLISNNVDPITMARLNRAKPFTLPGIFKLLGPIRTEFFIGRLSGQNWIHVPPYTNVGAYTQSLSDQPYISGQKISLKPTPNLEIGVSRTSLFGGPGFPVTPRRLKNVFFSFSTSNGLTTDPGDRRTSFDFNYRIPGLRKWLILYADSFAEDEINPIAYPRRSAMNPGIFIPQLPKLRHMELRAEAAYTDLPGLLITDYFYWNLRYLSGYTSNGHIIGDWVGRQGKALQFSSAYWFTARNKVEVAYRKLSVNPDTGRRGTQQDLRATVDWQLSPTVQASGWVQHERWNFPVLAPTPVSNTAISFQLTYTPKWHLHR from the coding sequence GTGCAACCTCAGGACGCAAACTGGCTGGTTCCCCTCGGCATAGCCGTCGGGGGCAGCATCGCCAGCGATCGCTGGGTGCCTCGAACTTTGAATCTCAGCCCCAAAACGACTTCCCGGTTCGATACGCTGTCCACGCTAGGTGTAGGGGGAATGGTCGCGGCTGGCGGCGGAATGTATATTCTCGGCCACATTCGGCATGACGATTATCAGAGCCGCGCCGGATTCCTGGCGGGCGAGGCAATGGTCGATAGTCTTGCGGTAGGCGAGACATTGAAGTTCGCCTTCGGCCGGGAGCGCCCCGGAACTGGCTCAGGCCGCAACAAGTTCTTCCAGGGTGGCAACTCGTTTCCCTCCGGGCACTCGATCCTTGCCTGGTCCGCTGCCGGAGCGCTCACCGAAGCCTATCCCGGATGGGGCAGCAAGATGCTCTTCTTCGGAGGAGCTACCGCAATAAGCCTTAGCCGTATCCTCGCGAATAAGCACGCGCCCAGCGATGTTATCGTAGGCAGCACTCTCGGCTACCTCATCGGACGCCATGTTTATCGCAGCCACACCGTAGACCAGGAAATTGCAAGGCAGTTTGGCACATTCAAGAAAGCACCCCACGACCATTATGACGAGGTCGGCACACCGAACCGCGGCTCCGTCTACGTGCCGATTGACTCGTGGGTGTATCCCGTATTCGATCGCCTGGTCGCGATGGGGTACGTGAAGTCCGCTTTTCTTGGACTTCGTCCGTGGACACGCGACGAATGCGAGCGTCTCGTCGACGAAATTCCGCCTACAGACGACATCAATAACCCTGTCGCTCAGTCTCTTGTTTCAGAATTGCGTGCCGAATTTTCCGAACGTGAATCGCCGGATTTCCAGGGGCTTGATGCCGGAGTGGATTCCCTGTATGTGAGAACGACCGGTATTTCCGGTAAGCCCCTCACGAACGACCTCGATTTTGGCAGCACCATGGTCAACGACTATGGGCGCCCTTTCCAGGAAGGATTCAACGCAATCAGTGGCGGATCAGCCCACGCGGTAATCGGACCGCTTGCTTTCTACATACGCGCCGAATATCAGCACGCGCCCGAGGCTCCCCCGTTGCCGTTGGCTGCCCGCCTCGCAATTCAGGAAGCCACCCAGAACGGAATCGCCTCACTGAATCCCATACCGGTTCCACCCGACATTCCGACAGCGCAACTGGATCGCGTCCATCTGCTCGACGCGTACGTGGGCTGGAACTTCGCGAATTGGGAATTGAGTTTCGGCAAACAGACCCTTTGGTGGGGTCCCGGAGCCATGGGCCCCATGCTGATCAGTAACAACGTCGACCCGATCACGATGGCGCGCTTGAACCGTGCCAAACCGTTCACGCTCCCCGGAATTTTCAAACTGCTTGGTCCAATTCGGACAGAATTTTTCATCGGGCGCCTCAGTGGGCAGAACTGGATACACGTTCCGCCGTACACGAATGTCGGGGCGTACACGCAATCGCTGTCCGATCAGCCCTACATCAGCGGCCAGAAGATCAGCCTGAAGCCGACGCCCAACCTGGAGATCGGGGTTTCACGCACGAGTCTGTTCGGCGGTCCGGGATTTCCGGTCACACCCCGACGGCTGAAGAATGTCTTCTTCTCGTTTTCGACCTCAAACGGCCTTACTACCGATCCCGGCGACCGCCGCACTTCGTTCGATTTCAATTATCGAATCCCGGGTCTGCGGAAGTGGCTCATCCTTTACGCAGATTCTTTCGCCGAGGACGAGATCAACCCTATTGCCTATCCACGGCGCTCCGCGATGAACCCGGGAATCTTCATCCCCCAGTTGCCGAAACTGCGCCACATGGAACTGCGCGCGGAAGCCGCATATACCGACTTGCCGGGCCTTCTCATAACGGATTACTTCTACTGGAACCTCCGCTATCTCAGTGGCTACACGAGCAACGGCCACATCATCGGTGATTGGGTGGGCCGTCAAGGCAAAGCTCTCCAATTTTCGTCAGCCTACTGGTTCACGGCGAGGAATAAGGTTGAAGTCGCGTACCGCAAGTTATCCGTTAACCCGGACACGGGCAGGCGAGGCACACAGCAGGATCTGCGAGCGACCGTAGACTGGCAACTCTCACCCACCGTGCAGGCTAGTGGCTGGGTGCAACACGAGCGCTGGAATTTTCCGGTACTTGCCCCCACTCCTGTTTCGAATACAGCTATCAGCTTTCAACTCACCTACACCCCGAAGTGGCACCTTCATCGCTGA
- a CDS encoding lipopolysaccharide biosynthesis protein: MSLHNGDIFLEEVEPRNGDNAPTSEDENKPPVIDTVLEIATQHRRALIRVVVVAVIASTALAFLIPPRYESTTRIMPPEGPNPAAMLAAVTGKLPAGLADLAGGMMGIKNTGPLWMNLLSSRTILDDQVDHFDLMKVYGKKYRVSARKKLLSRTDISEDRKSGVISIAVSDSDRGRARDLANGYVEDLDKLLASVSTSAAHRERVFIEQRLAKARSDLEAAEVAFGQFASKNSTFDLKEQARAVVGAGAQLEGQIIAAQSELEGLQQTYTDDNIRVRSVKARIAALRREMAKIGGPSGSTGQSDTPLAPGDLSPPIRQLPIVGVQWTDLYRRTKIQETVYELLTQQYELAKIQEAKETPTVKVIDSANYPEKKSWPPRPWIITLGPLLCLAGAISWFKFKKDWDALPAQSSGKVRASKLLSLVRNNHIQNPPAAA, translated from the coding sequence ATGAGCCTTCATAATGGCGATATTTTCCTGGAAGAAGTTGAGCCCCGAAACGGGGACAACGCTCCAACTTCCGAGGACGAAAACAAACCTCCTGTAATCGACACCGTCCTTGAGATTGCGACACAACACCGGCGGGCGCTGATCAGGGTCGTCGTGGTGGCCGTCATTGCCAGCACAGCTTTGGCATTCCTGATTCCGCCACGCTATGAATCGACCACAAGAATCATGCCGCCGGAAGGCCCCAACCCGGCAGCGATGTTAGCGGCGGTGACTGGGAAACTCCCGGCGGGATTGGCGGACCTCGCCGGCGGAATGATGGGCATCAAGAACACGGGCCCACTTTGGATGAACCTCCTGAGCAGCCGCACCATTCTCGACGATCAGGTTGATCACTTTGACCTCATGAAGGTCTACGGAAAGAAGTACCGCGTCTCCGCCCGGAAGAAACTACTTTCGCGCACTGATATTTCCGAGGATCGAAAGAGCGGTGTCATTTCGATCGCCGTTTCCGATAGCGATCGCGGGCGCGCACGGGATCTCGCCAACGGATACGTTGAAGATCTAGACAAGCTTCTCGCGAGTGTCAGCACTTCAGCAGCTCACCGTGAACGTGTTTTCATCGAGCAGCGACTGGCGAAAGCACGGAGTGATCTGGAAGCAGCCGAAGTTGCGTTCGGCCAGTTCGCCAGCAAAAATAGTACCTTCGACCTCAAAGAGCAGGCGAGAGCCGTCGTTGGCGCGGGAGCACAACTCGAAGGACAAATCATCGCTGCGCAATCGGAACTGGAAGGCTTGCAGCAGACGTACACCGACGACAACATTCGAGTACGGTCCGTGAAAGCCCGCATCGCCGCCCTTCGGCGCGAGATGGCGAAAATTGGCGGCCCGAGCGGTTCCACGGGGCAGTCGGATACACCGCTCGCTCCCGGCGATCTCAGCCCGCCGATCCGGCAACTCCCCATTGTGGGGGTGCAGTGGACAGACCTCTACCGGCGCACCAAGATCCAGGAAACGGTCTACGAACTGCTGACCCAGCAATACGAACTCGCCAAGATACAGGAAGCGAAGGAAACACCAACCGTCAAGGTAATCGACTCCGCCAACTATCCCGAGAAGAAGAGTTGGCCTCCCCGACCTTGGATCATCACCTTGGGACCACTGCTCTGCCTGGCAGGCGCGATCTCCTGGTTCAAATTCAAGAAGGACTGGGATGCTTTGCCCGCCCAAAGTTCCGGCAAAGTGCGCGCTTCCAAATTGCTCTCCCTGGTACGAAACAATCACATCCAGAACCCACCAGCCGCGGCATAA
- a CDS encoding sugar transferase → MADSTVDLGSAPKPAPNASAPVRAWDIDEVYSGFHYEPIPPFGLWVKRCLDLLIAIPAAILLLPAFILVAVMVKIDSRGPALYRSIRVGKGGRRFTCYKFRSMVANADDWKEHLRSQNQRQGPTFKIHDDPRLTRLGPFIRRYSIDELPQFWNIIRGEMSIVGPRPHPFDDVVRYQPEHMRRCVVKPGLTCLWQVEARRSPSFDVNMELDMQYIQQWSLLLDCKIILHTFAAVLRGDGQ, encoded by the coding sequence ATGGCTGACTCGACAGTAGATCTTGGCTCCGCACCGAAACCTGCTCCCAACGCAAGTGCGCCGGTTCGAGCGTGGGACATCGATGAAGTCTATTCCGGTTTTCATTACGAACCCATTCCGCCTTTTGGTCTTTGGGTGAAAAGGTGCCTGGACCTGCTCATTGCAATCCCGGCCGCGATTCTGCTTCTTCCCGCCTTTATTCTCGTTGCCGTAATGGTCAAAATCGATTCTCGCGGGCCTGCGCTCTATCGTTCCATTCGGGTCGGAAAGGGCGGACGTCGGTTCACCTGCTACAAGTTTCGCTCCATGGTGGCTAATGCCGACGACTGGAAGGAACATCTCCGGAGCCAAAATCAACGGCAGGGACCGACATTCAAGATTCACGATGATCCCAGATTGACCCGGCTCGGCCCGTTCATTCGGCGATACAGCATCGATGAGTTGCCGCAGTTCTGGAACATCATCCGCGGTGAAATGAGTATCGTGGGGCCGCGCCCGCACCCCTTCGATGATGTCGTCCGATACCAACCCGAACACATGCGGCGCTGCGTTGTGAAACCCGGCCTCACTTGCCTTTGGCAGGTCGAGGCCCGGCGCAGTCCATCTTTTGACGTCAACATGGAACTCGATATGCAGTACATCCAGCAATGGAGCCTGCTGCTCGACTGCAAAATCATCCTTCACACCTTTGCCGCCGTGCTTCGCGGGGATGGCCAATAA
- a CDS encoding O-antigen ligase family protein yields the protein MSASSAHNPTGTLALPLPRQAWLPATLLLLIFIGCAITLIDGLSTKYNDDWEYKATEALTYKPATAAILFAAITFPLLFRYARQQNASRSEALILWYVLGVTAYTKDFAYLKIPGIPLYITDYVLSFLLVRYFVWPKFRWYSLRSWPMLSAAALLCVGTVAAIRGFLGGQSPLFVLRDFGLVVYVLFLPLGILVFRNWESIRRLLLIFCIGSAMVSLFAFGYWLSNPGERRYVMYPVVLSGAFMASFAGAQNRIFDRKLGWILTAVNGFGLLLANSRAEFVSVIGACGVMFLLGPSVQRSTMISRIKLLLKVLCVAVLLIAVFMQTKAGAKLADKAASQFLSGVLNPTEDPTAEFRFLAWAEAFNRFVQHPILGEGYGIPFTFGDVDTDPRPHNTYLTFLYKTGLVGFLVLVTVLVVFFLKSLNTVRRCRETRGSVFLYMIALALLAISASGLFTLLFESPFDSAPYWILVGAGYRSLHLLGAKVQISNVATATTTG from the coding sequence ATGTCAGCCAGTTCAGCGCACAATCCGACCGGAACTCTGGCCCTGCCTCTGCCACGACAGGCGTGGCTTCCGGCCACCCTCCTCCTGCTTATATTCATCGGCTGCGCCATCACGCTCATCGACGGACTGTCGACCAAGTACAACGATGACTGGGAATACAAGGCGACCGAAGCTCTTACTTATAAACCGGCAACAGCCGCCATCCTCTTCGCTGCAATCACTTTCCCGCTGCTCTTCCGGTATGCCCGTCAGCAAAACGCATCCCGTTCGGAAGCACTCATCCTCTGGTATGTGCTCGGCGTCACCGCATACACGAAGGACTTCGCGTACCTGAAGATCCCCGGCATCCCGCTCTACATCACCGACTACGTGCTGTCTTTCTTGCTCGTCCGATACTTTGTTTGGCCGAAGTTCCGCTGGTATTCGCTCCGATCATGGCCGATGTTGTCCGCTGCGGCCCTGCTGTGCGTCGGCACCGTCGCCGCAATACGCGGATTCCTCGGCGGCCAATCGCCTCTCTTTGTCCTCAGGGACTTCGGCCTGGTCGTCTATGTCCTCTTCCTCCCGCTTGGGATCCTCGTCTTCAGAAATTGGGAATCAATTCGGCGGCTTCTGTTGATCTTCTGCATCGGTTCCGCCATGGTCAGCCTGTTCGCCTTCGGATACTGGCTCAGCAATCCCGGCGAGCGCCGCTACGTTATGTACCCGGTTGTGCTTTCCGGAGCATTCATGGCTTCATTTGCCGGAGCGCAGAACAGGATCTTCGACCGGAAACTGGGCTGGATATTGACCGCCGTAAACGGCTTCGGCCTCCTGCTCGCTAACTCCCGCGCGGAATTCGTCTCAGTCATCGGCGCGTGCGGCGTGATGTTTCTTCTTGGCCCATCAGTTCAGCGCAGCACGATGATCAGCCGAATAAAACTACTGCTGAAGGTCCTGTGCGTCGCAGTGCTCTTAATCGCCGTCTTTATGCAGACGAAGGCGGGCGCGAAACTCGCCGACAAGGCTGCCTCGCAATTCCTCTCCGGCGTTCTGAACCCCACGGAAGATCCGACGGCGGAGTTCCGATTCCTCGCGTGGGCTGAGGCATTCAATCGATTCGTTCAGCACCCCATCCTCGGGGAAGGTTATGGAATTCCTTTCACTTTCGGCGACGTCGATACCGACCCACGCCCACACAACACGTACCTGACATTCCTGTACAAGACTGGCCTAGTTGGATTTCTGGTTCTCGTAACAGTGCTCGTTGTCTTCTTTCTGAAATCGCTGAATACCGTACGTCGTTGCCGTGAAACCCGGGGATCTGTGTTTCTGTACATGATTGCGCTGGCGCTTCTTGCTATATCTGCCTCGGGGCTCTTCACTCTTCTCTTTGAGAGTCCTTTTGATTCTGCTCCTTACTGGATATTGGTCGGCGCGGGTTATAGGTCTCTTCACCTCCTGGGCGCCAAAGTACAAATTTCCAATGTTGCAACTGCAACCACAACAGGCTGA
- a CDS encoding glycosyltransferase — MLRSRGHEVFEYTRDNNEINLQAPHKIAFRTLWSSNDYGGVRQLIRREKVDLVHVHNFLPLISPSVFYAAQQEHVPVVHTLHNYRLACPGARFLRNGKICEDCLGKTMAWPGILHGCYRKSRAATTGVAGMIATHRLLGTWTNKVNAYLVVSEFMRRKFATAGLPPEKIFLKPNFAPDRGAGEGHGGYALFVGRLEPEKGITTLLAAWEQLGSKVPLKIVGSGPLESFVTSKVATLRGVEFLGSRPFEQVFQLMGDALALVVPSQWYEGAPRVIVEALSRGTPVIASDLGGMAELVQHEHSGILFPPGDAAALALSVLRVLEDPQFASQVRTNARNKFLAEFTEERNYQLLMSIYSTLTSARVVGSGNEV, encoded by the coding sequence ATGCTCCGCTCCCGTGGCCACGAGGTATTCGAGTACACCCGCGATAACAACGAAATTAACCTGCAGGCGCCACATAAGATCGCCTTTCGGACGCTATGGAGTTCCAACGACTACGGTGGCGTGCGGCAGTTGATCCGCAGGGAAAAAGTTGACCTAGTCCACGTGCACAACTTCCTCCCCTTGATTTCTCCCTCGGTTTTTTATGCGGCTCAGCAGGAACATGTTCCCGTAGTTCATACGCTGCACAATTACCGCCTGGCCTGTCCCGGAGCACGTTTTCTTCGGAATGGAAAAATATGCGAGGATTGCCTCGGGAAAACCATGGCGTGGCCCGGAATATTGCATGGGTGTTATCGAAAGAGCCGGGCTGCTACAACCGGAGTAGCCGGCATGATTGCCACCCACCGGCTTCTAGGAACTTGGACCAACAAGGTGAACGCGTATCTGGTCGTAAGCGAGTTCATGCGCAGAAAGTTCGCCACCGCTGGATTACCGCCGGAAAAGATATTCCTGAAACCGAATTTCGCCCCCGATCGCGGCGCAGGTGAGGGGCATGGCGGATATGCTCTATTCGTGGGTCGTCTTGAACCGGAGAAAGGAATTACCACCCTACTGGCAGCGTGGGAGCAGTTAGGCTCCAAAGTACCTCTGAAGATCGTTGGTAGCGGACCATTGGAATCCTTTGTCACTAGTAAGGTCGCGACTCTTCGAGGAGTTGAATTCCTGGGTTCACGCCCATTTGAACAAGTCTTCCAACTCATGGGCGATGCACTCGCCCTCGTGGTGCCTTCGCAATGGTACGAAGGCGCTCCCCGAGTGATTGTCGAGGCCCTTTCCAGAGGTACTCCGGTTATTGCATCTGATCTCGGCGGAATGGCGGAACTGGTGCAACATGAGCATAGCGGAATCCTGTTTCCGCCGGGCGATGCCGCGGCCCTGGCGCTGTCTGTTCTTCGTGTGCTCGAGGACCCACAATTTGCGTCGCAGGTTCGAACCAATGCAAGAAACAAATTCCTTGCCGAGTTCACCGAAGAACGCAATTACCAGTTACTCATGTCGATCTATTCAACCCTCACCAGTGCTCGCGTCGTAGGTAGTGGTAATGAAGTCTGA
- a CDS encoding class I SAM-dependent methyltransferase translates to MRALQITPETTVLDVGGTSATWTALGARCPRVTLLNILPEQSPIFPYVQANALNIPFPDNSFDVVFSNSLIEHVGGWEDQQQCAREMSRVGKRLWIQTPNRRFPIEPHLLAPFIHWLPRSVQRVLIPLTPRSFFSDEFQSVMEVWNSTILLDEGQMRELFPNRNLHRERMLGLTKSFIVC, encoded by the coding sequence ATGCGTGCGTTACAGATCACCCCCGAAACTACTGTGCTGGATGTCGGCGGAACGAGTGCTACATGGACAGCACTCGGCGCACGGTGTCCAAGGGTAACTCTGTTGAATATCCTTCCCGAGCAGTCACCCATATTTCCGTACGTCCAGGCAAATGCTCTCAACATACCATTTCCGGATAACAGCTTTGACGTGGTCTTTTCGAATTCACTCATCGAGCATGTGGGCGGCTGGGAAGATCAGCAACAATGTGCGCGAGAAATGTCACGGGTTGGCAAGCGGCTCTGGATACAAACTCCCAATCGCAGGTTTCCCATTGAGCCTCATTTGCTTGCACCTTTCATTCATTGGCTGCCTCGCTCCGTTCAACGTGTCCTCATACCCCTCACCCCCCGTTCATTCTTTTCCGACGAGTTCCAGAGCGTGATGGAGGTTTGGAATTCCACAATCCTGCTCGATGAGGGCCAGATGCGTGAATTGTTTCCAAATCGCAACCTTCATCGCGAACGAATGTTGGGGTTAACGAAGTCGTTCATTGTCTGCTGA
- a CDS encoding class I SAM-dependent methyltransferase: MPVSRSEKLLLFSKLLVSSPGECLDRLTTLAQCKIEAGRFAAPHYEVRSFSDNVELLSGALKCDLAEFLNEAGLTEIEMESAERLAPHSDSKGFGAAHNADPALARLCYAVVRALRPDRVLETGVAHGITTAFLLKALETNGTGHLWSIDLPPLVPKAREFVGRAVPERLRSRWTLCRGQSHRILPGLVRQLQPLDIFIHDSLHTYRNETFEFATAWPHLRRGGLLISDDIEAHPAWLDWQHRVQPSLAAVFEEENKSFDNVPTSIPTLKFGIMIKPKAVLN, from the coding sequence GTGCCGGTTTCTCGTTCAGAAAAATTACTGCTCTTCTCCAAGCTGTTGGTCAGCAGTCCTGGAGAATGCCTTGATCGGCTCACCACCCTTGCCCAATGCAAGATAGAAGCTGGTCGCTTCGCGGCTCCTCATTACGAGGTCCGCTCCTTTTCAGACAACGTGGAACTATTGAGCGGCGCCTTGAAGTGCGATCTAGCCGAATTCCTTAACGAAGCTGGCTTGACTGAAATCGAAATGGAGAGTGCCGAACGCTTAGCTCCTCATTCTGATTCGAAAGGCTTTGGTGCCGCGCACAATGCCGACCCTGCTCTCGCCCGGTTGTGCTACGCGGTTGTCCGTGCCTTGAGGCCCGATCGTGTGCTCGAAACCGGCGTCGCCCATGGCATCACGACTGCGTTCCTCTTGAAAGCCTTGGAAACCAATGGCACCGGTCATCTCTGGAGTATCGATCTGCCCCCATTGGTGCCGAAAGCCCGCGAGTTCGTCGGCAGAGCCGTTCCGGAAAGGTTGCGTTCCCGTTGGACGCTTTGCCGTGGGCAAAGCCACCGCATTCTCCCTGGCCTCGTGCGCCAGTTACAACCACTCGACATCTTTATCCACGACAGCCTGCACACGTATCGAAATGAAACCTTCGAATTTGCGACTGCTTGGCCGCACCTTCGTCGAGGCGGCCTGCTGATCTCCGATGACATAGAAGCTCACCCTGCCTGGCTCGACTGGCAGCATCGGGTTCAACCTTCGTTGGCAGCGGTCTTCGAAGAAGAAAACAAATCTTTCGACAATGTTCCCACATCGATTCCAACCCTAAAGTTCGGAATCATGATCAAACCCAAGGCAGTTCTCAACTGA
- a CDS encoding NAD-dependent epimerase/dehydratase family protein — translation MKTRTRILVTGAGGFIGHHLVKRLKAEGHWVRGVDLKYPEYERTAADEFQCLDLRRWDDCLVAARGGIDQVYNLAADMGGIGYITAFLADIARNNILINANMLEASRMNGVRRFLFSSSACVYAQSKQKDADVTPLREEDAYPADPEPGYGWEKLFTEELCKYYSHDYNFETRIVRFHNVYGPLGTYDGGKEKSPAAISRKVALANDGDTIEIWGDGEQTRSFMYIDDCVEGLLRLMASDYGKPLNLGTEEMVTINGLVDIISKIAGKKVHKRHDLTKPQGVRGRNSDNSLLREVLGWEPSIRLEEGLPITYRWIESEINNVSTQAESTSAA, via the coding sequence ATGAAAACTCGTACCCGCATCCTTGTTACCGGTGCCGGTGGATTCATCGGCCATCATCTTGTAAAACGACTCAAAGCCGAAGGCCATTGGGTTCGTGGCGTCGATCTGAAGTATCCCGAGTATGAGCGCACGGCTGCCGATGAGTTTCAGTGCCTCGACCTGCGCCGTTGGGACGATTGCCTGGTCGCCGCGCGCGGAGGCATTGACCAGGTTTACAACCTTGCGGCCGACATGGGCGGTATCGGTTACATCACCGCATTCCTCGCTGACATCGCGCGCAACAACATTTTGATTAACGCGAACATGCTCGAGGCCAGCCGCATGAACGGCGTCCGCCGATTCCTCTTCTCTTCGTCGGCCTGCGTTTACGCGCAGTCGAAGCAGAAGGACGCCGACGTCACTCCCTTGCGCGAAGAAGACGCCTATCCCGCCGATCCAGAGCCCGGCTACGGATGGGAAAAGCTCTTCACCGAGGAGCTCTGCAAGTACTACTCGCACGACTATAACTTCGAGACTCGCATCGTGCGCTTTCATAACGTCTATGGTCCCTTGGGCACCTACGACGGAGGCAAGGAAAAATCCCCCGCCGCAATCAGCCGCAAAGTCGCGCTTGCAAATGACGGCGACACGATCGAAATCTGGGGTGACGGCGAACAGACTCGCTCCTTCATGTACATCGACGACTGCGTCGAGGGCCTGCTCCGGCTGATGGCCTCCGACTACGGCAAGCCCCTGAACCTCGGAACCGAGGAAATGGTCACCATCAACGGCCTTGTCGACATCATCTCCAAAATTGCCGGCAAGAAGGTGCACAAGCGACACGACCTCACGAAGCCGCAAGGCGTGCGCGGACGCAACAGCGATAACAGCCTCTTGAGAGAGGTCCTCGGCTGGGAACCGTCGATCCGCCTTGAAGAGGGGCTCCCGATCACCTATCGCTGGATCGAAAGCGAAATCAACAATGTCAGCACCCAGGCTGAATCGACCAGTGCCGCCTGA
- a CDS encoding WecB/TagA/CpsF family glycosyltransferase translates to MPPDLPRANVLGVGIHAINPQRAVAIVRDALQSDRKGYICVTGVHGVMEAQNNRGFLSILNSAFLVTPDGMPTVWVGRMQGHAEMARVFGPDLMLDLCRASVEWGSRHFLYGGAAGVAGELASNLRERFPGINIAGTFTPPFRPLNENERQHLIETVEDAAPDIIWVGLSTPKQEKFMADYLPLLRTKLMIGVGAAFDIHTGRIRDCDDWIKHAGLQWLHRLYQEPRRLWKRYLINNPKFLLAVAAQFAGLRTYEIPATEAPLLPSGPDPSTSASKAL, encoded by the coding sequence GTGCCGCCTGATCTCCCGCGGGCCAACGTGCTCGGAGTCGGCATCCACGCCATCAATCCGCAGCGCGCCGTCGCCATCGTTCGCGATGCTCTCCAATCCGACCGCAAGGGTTACATCTGCGTCACGGGCGTGCACGGCGTGATGGAAGCGCAGAACAATCGCGGATTCCTCTCCATCCTGAATTCGGCATTCCTGGTAACGCCCGATGGAATGCCGACAGTCTGGGTCGGCCGAATGCAAGGTCACGCAGAAATGGCCCGCGTGTTCGGCCCCGACCTCATGCTCGATTTGTGCCGGGCTTCTGTCGAATGGGGCTCACGCCATTTTTTGTATGGGGGCGCGGCCGGAGTCGCCGGGGAACTCGCTTCTAACCTCAGGGAACGGTTTCCCGGCATCAATATCGCCGGTACCTTCACGCCGCCCTTCCGCCCGCTGAATGAGAACGAACGTCAGCACTTAATCGAAACTGTCGAAGATGCTGCGCCTGATATCATCTGGGTTGGCCTGAGCACGCCAAAGCAGGAAAAGTTTATGGCGGATTACTTGCCGCTCCTGCGCACGAAGCTGATGATCGGTGTCGGCGCGGCATTCGATATTCATACCGGACGCATCCGCGATTGTGACGATTGGATCAAGCATGCCGGCCTGCAGTGGCTCCATCGTCTGTACCAGGAGCCTCGGCGGCTGTGGAAGAGATACCTGATTAACAACCCGAAATTTCTCCTCGCAGTCGCGGCTCAGTTCGCTGGATTACGCACCTACGAAATCCCGGCAACGGAAGCGCCCCTGCTCCCGAGCGGGCCGGATCCATCCACCAGCGCTTCCAAAGCTCTCTAG
- a CDS encoding glycine cleavage system protein H, producing the protein MTVILVLATFVAFLLIDHFMNRGKAPVFAAQSVRREPAVPRLQPSLVGGFKVPENFRFHPGHTWALSESPNLVRIGVDDFASKILGNRIESILLPQRGQWIRQGQKVWSLVRNGKKIDMVSPIEGSVADVNDELANNPALFNKDPYGEGWMVTVQSPDAKTNFRNLMGGALARWWTEESALRLSKRLPGTIGALALAQDGGIASSDLTATLPDEKVAEIAHEFFLA; encoded by the coding sequence ATGACCGTCATTCTCGTACTAGCGACTTTCGTGGCATTCTTACTGATTGATCACTTCATGAACCGTGGCAAGGCTCCCGTTTTTGCAGCGCAGAGCGTGCGCCGTGAACCGGCCGTTCCAAGGCTGCAGCCAAGCCTGGTGGGTGGGTTCAAGGTTCCGGAAAACTTCCGCTTCCATCCCGGTCACACTTGGGCACTAAGCGAGAGCCCGAACCTGGTTCGTATCGGCGTCGACGATTTCGCCTCGAAGATCCTTGGCAACAGGATCGAATCCATACTGCTGCCGCAGCGCGGTCAGTGGATACGCCAGGGACAGAAGGTGTGGTCCTTGGTGCGGAACGGGAAAAAGATCGACATGGTTTCCCCAATTGAGGGCAGCGTTGCTGATGTGAACGACGAACTCGCGAACAACCCGGCGCTATTTAATAAGGACCCGTATGGCGAGGGCTGGATGGTGACCGTGCAGTCGCCCGACGCCAAGACCAACTTCCGCAACCTGATGGGAGGTGCGCTGGCCCGCTGGTGGACCGAAGAGTCGGCGCTCCGGCTATCCAAAAGACTCCCCGGGACAATTGGTGCCTTGGCTCTCGCGCAGGATGGCGGCATAGCCTCCAGCGACCTGACTGCGACCCTGCCCGACGAGAAGGTCGCCGAAATCGCCCACGAGTTCTTCCTGGCTTAG